A single window of uncultured Methanospirillum sp. DNA harbors:
- a CDS encoding FtsX-like permease family protein, with amino-acid sequence MTGQKLPIAFFLAIRSIQNGNRFTLFLTITIMALVFVNLVFLPSIISGVIVNYDAQSIDYSFGNLVLEPKEQEIYITNVSSLQHKVDQIPDVLATSPRIQTGATYNYRGKTLSGVLVALTPTDEEQVTKIHTKLKDGEFLSDGDTDSIVLGTTLAGNADTSKDKSESLGGPQVGDQVLVSFNNGMTRSLRVKGVLSSGVYGIDQYGFITRKEMEDVLGISDKATSVLIKLTQNGQEEREKLLLMEYGVREQVKTYNEKASSAVKDAVTAFGIINGISTGVSLVIAMVVTFIVVYINTINKRRQIGILKAIGIHKDTIVLSYLFQVIFMATWGCILGLFLAFLLITYLNIHPLVFPGGAVYPMVEAVPFIRSIILLYMVSLISGCIPSYQISKEPILDAIRGSA; translated from the coding sequence ATGACCGGGCAGAAACTCCCTATCGCATTTTTTCTCGCCATCCGTTCGATACAGAACGGGAACCGGTTCACACTGTTTCTTACGATCACCATCATGGCACTGGTATTTGTAAATCTCGTCTTTCTTCCCTCGATCATTTCAGGGGTGATCGTGAATTACGATGCCCAGTCTATCGATTATTCGTTTGGAAACCTGGTGCTCGAGCCGAAGGAGCAGGAGATTTACATAACGAACGTCTCCTCTCTCCAGCATAAGGTCGATCAGATCCCTGATGTCCTGGCAACGTCTCCACGGATCCAGACCGGAGCCACCTACAATTACCGGGGGAAGACACTCTCCGGTGTGCTGGTCGCTCTGACACCAACCGACGAGGAGCAGGTCACAAAGATCCATACGAAACTTAAGGATGGAGAATTCCTTTCTGACGGGGATACAGACTCAATAGTACTCGGTACAACCCTTGCCGGTAACGCAGACACAAGTAAGGACAAGTCTGAATCACTCGGAGGTCCACAGGTTGGTGATCAGGTTCTTGTTTCGTTTAATAACGGAATGACCAGGAGTCTCCGGGTAAAAGGAGTTCTCTCTTCAGGCGTGTACGGTATCGATCAGTACGGATTCATCACCAGGAAGGAGATGGAAGATGTACTGGGCATTTCAGACAAGGCTACATCTGTACTGATTAAACTGACACAGAATGGGCAGGAAGAGAGGGAAAAACTGCTTTTGATGGAGTATGGAGTTCGTGAACAGGTAAAAACGTATAACGAGAAGGCGAGCAGTGCGGTGAAGGATGCCGTCACTGCCTTTGGTATCATCAACGGGATCTCCACCGGTGTAAGCCTTGTGATAGCTATGGTGGTCACATTCATTGTGGTGTATATCAATACAATCAATAAACGGAGGCAGATTGGGATCCTCAAAGCCATCGGGATTCATAAGGACACGATTGTCCTCTCGTACCTCTTTCAGGTTATTTTTATGGCAACATGGGGATGTATTCTTGGCCTGTTTCTCGCATTCCTCCTGATCACGTACCTGAATATTCACCCGCTTGTCTTTCCCGGAGGGGCGGTCTACCCGATGGTCGAGGCGGTTCCATTCATCAGGAGCATTATTCTGCTCTACATGGTCTCTCTCATATCAGGCTGCATCCCTTCATATCAGATCAGTAAAGAACCGATTCTCGATGCAATCAGGGGATCCGCATGA
- a CDS encoding ABC transporter ATP-binding protein, whose product MIQAHHISRVYTMGLVEVHALRDVSFTITPGEFVGITGASGSGKSTLLHIIGLLDIPTTGSLVINGTDISTLNEDEKTEFRLQNLGYIFQDYALVPELSVQENVYLPAKAKGMKRDEYLRTSEEILKRVGLGHRISHKQYELSGGEQQRVAIARALINTPMILFADEPCANLDSKTSRMILDLLKQLNEEYGQTIIMVTHEEWHEEYMCRMIVLSDGEVSDQRECHRVVPKKS is encoded by the coding sequence ATGATTCAGGCTCACCATATCTCCCGGGTATACACAATGGGACTTGTTGAGGTTCATGCTCTCCGGGACGTATCATTTACCATTACACCAGGGGAGTTTGTCGGGATAACCGGAGCGAGCGGGAGCGGGAAATCGACTCTGCTCCATATCATCGGGCTGCTAGATATTCCGACAACCGGCAGTCTGGTCATCAACGGAACAGACATCAGCACGTTGAATGAGGATGAGAAGACCGAGTTCAGACTTCAGAATCTGGGGTATATCTTCCAGGATTATGCACTGGTTCCTGAGCTCTCTGTGCAGGAGAACGTGTACCTTCCTGCCAAGGCAAAGGGGATGAAGAGAGATGAGTATCTCAGAACGAGTGAAGAGATACTGAAGAGGGTAGGTCTTGGTCACCGGATATCACATAAGCAGTATGAACTCTCCGGTGGTGAGCAGCAACGGGTTGCCATTGCACGTGCTCTCATCAATACGCCGATGATACTATTTGCTGATGAGCCCTGTGCCAACCTTGACTCGAAGACCTCACGTATGATTCTGGATCTTCTCAAACAACTCAACGAAGAGTACGGTCAGACGATCATCATGGTCACCCATGAAGAGTGGCATGAGGAGTACATGTGCCGGATGATCGTCCTTTCCGACGGTGAGGTATCTGATCAGCGGGAATGTCACCGGGTGGTACCCAAAAAATCCTAA
- a CDS encoding pyridoxamine 5'-phosphate oxidase family protein, with product MDPLKIPKQSKQEYDDLIKRQYLSRIAFIGPDNPYIAPFMYVFDGRFLYFLSTRYGRKVEYMKANPRVSVEIEEYSADLSVFRFVSLQGFLEEVVNKDKTTLIKGMFVEMVRKNNLSSHILTAFGHSADDDADVITTDDRCAVWMLKGVTDIVALKNG from the coding sequence ATGGATCCCTTAAAAATCCCGAAACAATCAAAACAAGAGTACGATGATCTGATAAAAAGGCAGTATTTGTCGAGAATTGCTTTCATTGGCCCGGATAATCCATACATTGCACCGTTCATGTATGTTTTTGACGGGAGGTTTCTCTACTTTCTCTCTACCCGGTATGGCAGGAAAGTGGAGTACATGAAGGCAAATCCACGGGTTTCTGTTGAGATCGAAGAGTACTCCGCCGATCTTTCGGTATTTCGTTTCGTGAGTCTTCAAGGGTTTCTGGAGGAGGTTGTTAATAAGGACAAAACAACCCTGATTAAAGGTATGTTCGTTGAAATGGTGCGAAAGAACAATCTTTCATCCCATATTCTCACTGCATTCGGTCACTCAGCAGATGATGATGCTGATGTTATCACAACTGATGATCGCTGTGCTGTATGGATGCTGAAAGGAGTTACCGATATCGTTGCTCTCAAGAATGGGTAA
- a CDS encoding flavodoxin family protein, giving the protein MNPRIVALLGSPLADGNTAKLLKRSVAGAEAAGCDVQMIHVTELELSACREHYFCKNNTTCLMEDDVTPLYPVLRDMDSLIIATPVMTMGIPGHLKSFMDRFQVFFCAKYVRKDRLVEKEKRKIRRTLLLSISGMNLPENFDGVVLSTRSFCDVIDCRYDDELLIRDMDTKKDLDLFPDLMESAYQKGYRIGGFLTGAYHDPEKC; this is encoded by the coding sequence ATGAATCCCCGTATCGTTGCACTCCTGGGTAGTCCGCTTGCAGACGGAAATACTGCAAAGTTGCTGAAGAGATCCGTGGCTGGAGCCGAGGCTGCAGGATGCGATGTTCAGATGATTCATGTTACCGAACTTGAGTTGTCTGCCTGCAGGGAGCATTACTTCTGTAAAAATAATACTACGTGCCTGATGGAGGATGATGTCACTCCTCTATATCCCGTTTTGAGAGATATGGACAGTCTTATCATCGCAACCCCGGTCATGACGATGGGCATACCCGGTCACCTGAAGTCATTTATGGATCGGTTTCAGGTCTTCTTCTGTGCAAAATATGTTCGTAAGGATCGGCTTGTGGAGAAGGAGAAACGAAAGATACGTCGGACACTTCTGCTCTCGATATCAGGGATGAACCTTCCTGAAAACTTTGACGGAGTTGTTCTTTCAACCAGATCATTCTGTGATGTCATCGACTGTCGGTATGATGATGAACTCCTGATACGGGATATGGATACCAAAAAAGATCTGGATCTCTTCCCTGACCTGATGGAATCAGCGTATCAGAAAGGGTACCGGATTGGAGGTTTCCTCACCGGGGCATATCACGACCCGGAGAAGTGTTAA
- a CDS encoding radical SAM protein encodes MDKRSAPPLRILSWNLTLRCPLSCPHCYADAKQTEIADPLSTEEAFEILDQIKEVGSPVVILSGGEPMMRSDLYEIATYGTGLGLRMALGTSGYLFERVTPKKLKEAGIRSVAISIDSAEPDLHDRIRGSPGSWKRAVQSIKNCIREGIQVQINITIFSPDNDELDRVVALGKECGVSQFQVFVPVPTGRSVHENYERYGTYERLLRHMITTYGRSPRDDTGISLRPTCIPQFRRIADEMGILNPSWGKGCVAGISYCRIYADGKVTPCPYLPVIAGDLRSDSFSRIWSESDVFAALRDNERLLGKCGLCEYKDVCGGCRARAFSRSENVPQSCGSLVKPRDIDGEICAEDPLCPYQPGGSK; translated from the coding sequence ATGGACAAAAGATCTGCTCCTCCTCTCAGGATACTATCCTGGAATCTCACACTCCGCTGTCCCCTCAGCTGCCCCCACTGTTATGCCGATGCGAAGCAGACCGAGATAGCAGATCCGCTCTCAACAGAGGAAGCATTTGAGATCCTTGATCAGATCAAAGAGGTCGGGAGCCCTGTGGTCATTCTGAGCGGGGGTGAACCGATGATGAGATCTGATCTCTATGAGATTGCCACGTATGGCACCGGACTTGGACTCAGGATGGCACTTGGAACCAGCGGGTACCTGTTCGAACGTGTAACTCCTAAAAAACTCAAAGAGGCTGGCATCAGGAGTGTGGCCATCAGTATCGATTCAGCAGAGCCTGACCTTCATGATCGGATCAGAGGGAGTCCGGGTTCATGGAAGAGGGCAGTTCAGTCAATAAAAAACTGTATCAGGGAAGGGATCCAGGTTCAGATCAACATCACCATCTTCTCACCTGACAATGATGAACTTGACCGGGTGGTAGCACTTGGAAAAGAGTGTGGTGTCTCACAGTTCCAGGTTTTCGTACCGGTTCCAACAGGCAGATCTGTTCATGAAAACTATGAGCGGTATGGAACGTATGAACGGCTGCTCAGACATATGATCACGACCTATGGTCGCAGTCCCCGGGATGACACCGGAATTTCCCTTCGCCCGACCTGCATTCCTCAGTTCAGGCGTATAGCCGATGAGATGGGAATATTAAACCCTTCCTGGGGGAAGGGATGTGTTGCCGGCATATCGTACTGCAGGATTTATGCGGATGGGAAGGTTACGCCATGTCCGTATCTGCCAGTGATTGCAGGTGATCTCAGAAGCGATTCGTTCAGCAGGATATGGTCAGAATCGGATGTGTTTGCGGCACTCCGGGATAATGAGAGGCTTTTAGGGAAATGTGGTCTCTGTGAGTACAAAGATGTCTGTGGGGGATGCAGGGCACGGGCATTCTCACGATCTGAAAACGTTCCACAATCCTGCGGAAGTCTGGTGAAACCACGTGATATTGATGGAGAGATCTGTGCTGAAGATCCCCTCTGCCCGTATCAGCCGGGAGGATCGAAATGA
- a CDS encoding AsnC family transcriptional regulator, with amino-acid sequence MTGQVDIDQEDLIILDALQSDFPLEHNPWEDIGRSIGLSGEEVLRRARQMKSLGIIRSISPTLESAKRRSRLSTLIALQVPDDRIEDVAAVVNEYTEVSHNFRRDDRFNLWFTLAADSDERIDDLIKEILKKTGINSEHLLDLRTIRAYKIDVKFPILQREGDGE; translated from the coding sequence ATGACCGGACAGGTAGATATCGACCAGGAAGACCTCATCATTCTCGATGCCCTTCAAAGCGACTTTCCCCTTGAGCACAACCCATGGGAAGATATCGGAAGATCAATCGGGCTTTCAGGTGAAGAGGTGCTGAGAAGGGCCCGGCAGATGAAAAGCCTCGGAATAATCCGGAGTATTTCACCAACACTGGAATCTGCAAAACGAAGAAGCAGATTGTCAACGTTGATAGCCCTTCAGGTTCCTGATGACCGTATCGAAGATGTTGCAGCAGTAGTCAACGAATACACTGAGGTCTCCCACAATTTCAGGCGTGATGATCGGTTCAACCTCTGGTTTACTCTTGCTGCGGATTCGGATGAGAGGATCGATGATCTGATAAAGGAGATCCTGAAAAAAACCGGGATCAACTCTGAACACCTGCTTGATCTGAGAACCATCAGGGCGTATAAGATAGATGTGAAATTTCCCATTCTGCAAAGAGAAGGAGATGGTGAGTAA
- a CDS encoding Lrp/AsnC family transcriptional regulator, whose product MDARDLLLLAELEKGIPLVENPYADIAASLGISEAEVISRIAILKGEGVIRRVRARINQRSIGICANALVAWNVPEDEADHAGLRLSELPGVTHCYRRRPVPGRWEYSIYTVHHGWTRSHVSEEVAEISEMTGYPEYRMLFSTEEYKRVPHTRAQDLEADV is encoded by the coding sequence ATGGACGCTCGTGATCTTCTGCTTCTTGCAGAACTTGAAAAAGGGATCCCGTTGGTTGAAAACCCGTATGCTGACATTGCAGCATCTCTGGGGATCTCAGAGGCCGAGGTGATAAGCAGGATTGCAATTCTCAAGGGTGAGGGTGTAATCCGGCGGGTCAGGGCTCGTATCAATCAGAGAAGCATCGGAATTTGTGCAAACGCCCTTGTTGCCTGGAACGTTCCTGAAGATGAAGCAGACCATGCAGGTCTGCGGCTTTCAGAACTGCCCGGAGTCACCCATTGTTACCGAAGAAGGCCGGTTCCGGGAAGATGGGAGTACTCAATCTATACTGTCCATCATGGGTGGACCCGAAGTCATGTCAGCGAAGAGGTTGCAGAGATATCAGAGATGACCGGATACCCCGAGTACCGGATGCTTTTCAGCACCGAAGAGTACAAGAGAGTTCCCCATACCCGGGCACAGGATCTGGAGGCAGATGTATGA
- a CDS encoding radical SAM protein has protein sequence MNRITQCLHGKGTISSMMAEKGNNEVRQEFLAYSSVIRPVIFWNITGRCNLSCMHCYNSSGPDQESDAELTTREALSFIDDCAVLKVPVVLFSGGEPLVRSDLFELATYAKELGIRTALSTNGTLITPVIAERIRESGIGYVGISLDGATPQTHDRFRNCPGAFDRAVQAFSYCNDAGVRCGVRVTLTKENYHELKDLIDLSLKIGACRFCLYWLVPSGRGTDSYENLQVSGDEVFSVLDLLQEYAAKTDPSVMEFLTVDGPQDAIHLLSVMEQKNAPDLPEARSLIASMKGGCSAGIRVANVTQHGDVYPCQFAQIPECHIGSIRTRKFSELWNDQDNPVLKRFRSKKELLKGRCASCSYLDLCGGGCRVRAFSQKGDFSDDDPFCFIQG, from the coding sequence ATGAACAGAATAACCCAGTGTCTTCATGGAAAAGGCACCATCAGTTCCATGATGGCAGAAAAGGGCAACAACGAGGTCAGGCAGGAGTTCCTTGCCTACTCATCTGTGATACGGCCGGTTATCTTCTGGAACATCACCGGCAGGTGTAACCTCTCTTGTATGCACTGCTACAACTCGTCAGGCCCTGACCAGGAGTCAGATGCTGAACTTACAACCCGGGAGGCACTCTCATTCATCGATGACTGTGCTGTACTCAAGGTTCCGGTTGTACTCTTCTCCGGTGGTGAGCCGCTTGTCAGATCAGATCTCTTTGAACTTGCTACATATGCAAAGGAGTTGGGAATCAGGACCGCCCTCAGCACCAACGGGACGCTCATAACCCCTGTGATTGCCGAAAGGATCAGGGAATCAGGCATCGGGTATGTCGGGATATCACTGGACGGTGCGACACCGCAGACGCATGACCGGTTCAGAAACTGTCCGGGTGCTTTCGACCGTGCCGTGCAGGCCTTCTCGTACTGCAATGATGCAGGGGTCCGGTGCGGTGTCCGGGTAACCCTTACGAAAGAGAACTACCATGAACTCAAGGATCTTATCGACCTCTCCCTGAAGATCGGAGCCTGCAGGTTCTGCCTGTACTGGCTCGTCCCATCAGGACGAGGGACCGATTCATACGAAAACCTGCAGGTTTCTGGCGATGAAGTCTTCTCAGTTCTTGATCTTCTGCAGGAGTATGCGGCAAAGACCGATCCATCGGTGATGGAATTTCTCACGGTAGACGGTCCACAGGATGCCATCCATCTACTCTCGGTCATGGAACAGAAGAATGCTCCTGATCTGCCTGAAGCCCGTTCTCTCATTGCTTCGATGAAAGGGGGATGTAGTGCAGGCATCAGGGTAGCCAATGTGACACAGCACGGGGATGTGTATCCGTGCCAGTTTGCCCAGATTCCTGAATGTCACATCGGATCAATCCGGACCAGGAAGTTCTCTGAACTCTGGAATGATCAGGATAACCCGGTTCTGAAACGATTCAGAAGCAAGAAAGAACTGCTGAAGGGAAGATGTGCATCATGTTCATACCTGGATCTCTGCGGGGGAGGATGCCGTGTACGGGCATTCTCTCAAAAAGGTGATTTTTCCGATGATGATCCCTTCTGCTTTATTCAGGGCTGA
- the katG gene encoding catalase/peroxidase HPI yields the protein MTDSKCPVTGRMSMQTTGQGRSIRDWWPNQLNLRLLHQNSPRSNPMGETFCYASEFKTLDLAAVKKDLADLMKSSQDWWPADFGHYGPLFIRMAWHSAGTYRTSDGRGGGSGGQQRFPPLNSWPDNVNLDKARRLLWPIKQKYGRKITWGDLMILAGNVALESMGFKTFGFGGGREDFWEPQEDIYWGSEDTWLGDQRYSGDRELEKPLAAVQMGLIYVNPEGPNGKPDPLAAAKDIRDVFGRMAMNDEETVALIAGGHTFGKTHGAGPASHVGPEPEAAGLEEQGLGWKSDFGSGKGNETITSGIEVTWTATPTRWTNNFFRNLFSFEWELVKSPAGAYQWQPKGGAGAGTVPDSHDPAKRHAPGMLTTDLALRFDPVYEKISRRFYEHPEELADAFARAWFKLTHRDMGPRARYLGPEVPAEELIWQDPIPAVNHPLIDEKDIASLKSRILASGLSISRLVTTAWVSASTFRGSDKRGGANGARIRLKPQKDWEVNQPEELAKVLTVLEDIKSGFDSTAPGGKKVSLADLIVLAGCAAVEQAAKNAGYTVTVPFIPGRMDALQEQTDEASFSVLEPIADGFRNYVKGPCSVDAEALLIDRAQLLTLSAPEMVVLIGGMRVLNTNFKQTPYGVLTKRPEVLTQDYFVNLLDMSTEWYPISDAKDIFEGKDRKTGEVMWTGTRVDLIIGSNAQLRAIAEAYGSSDSEEKFVQDFISAWSKVMDLDRFDLSANT from the coding sequence ATGACTGACAGCAAGTGCCCGGTGACCGGCAGGATGAGTATGCAGACAACAGGTCAGGGTAGATCTATCAGAGACTGGTGGCCCAACCAGCTGAACCTCAGACTTCTTCATCAGAACTCGCCGCGATCAAACCCGATGGGTGAGACCTTCTGTTATGCCAGCGAATTTAAGACACTTGACCTGGCTGCAGTAAAGAAGGATCTTGCAGACCTGATGAAGAGTTCACAGGACTGGTGGCCGGCAGACTTTGGTCATTACGGCCCTCTTTTCATCCGTATGGCATGGCACAGTGCCGGGACGTACCGAACCAGTGACGGCAGGGGAGGAGGGAGCGGTGGACAACAACGGTTTCCCCCGCTTAACAGCTGGCCTGACAACGTAAACCTCGACAAGGCACGCCGACTCCTCTGGCCGATAAAACAGAAGTATGGCAGGAAGATAACATGGGGTGATCTCATGATCCTTGCCGGCAATGTTGCACTTGAGTCGATGGGATTCAAGACCTTTGGCTTTGGAGGTGGACGCGAGGATTTTTGGGAACCGCAGGAAGACATCTACTGGGGTTCAGAAGATACATGGCTTGGAGACCAGCGGTATTCCGGGGACCGGGAACTGGAAAAACCTCTTGCTGCCGTGCAGATGGGTCTGATCTATGTCAACCCTGAAGGTCCGAATGGAAAACCTGATCCACTGGCCGCTGCCAAAGATATCAGAGATGTCTTCGGGCGTATGGCCATGAACGATGAGGAGACCGTTGCTCTTATCGCAGGGGGACATACCTTTGGAAAGACACATGGAGCCGGTCCTGCATCGCATGTAGGGCCGGAGCCGGAGGCTGCAGGTCTTGAAGAGCAGGGACTTGGCTGGAAGAGCGACTTTGGTTCAGGCAAAGGCAATGAGACGATCACAAGTGGTATTGAGGTCACATGGACCGCCACACCAACAAGATGGACCAACAATTTCTTCAGAAATCTGTTCAGCTTCGAATGGGAACTGGTGAAAAGTCCGGCTGGTGCGTACCAATGGCAACCGAAAGGCGGAGCAGGAGCTGGAACGGTTCCTGACTCTCATGATCCAGCAAAGCGTCATGCCCCGGGGATGCTGACAACCGATCTTGCGTTGAGATTTGATCCGGTATACGAGAAAATTTCCAGGAGATTTTACGAACATCCGGAAGAACTTGCAGATGCATTTGCCAGAGCCTGGTTCAAACTGACACATCGCGATATGGGACCGCGAGCCCGTTATCTCGGGCCTGAAGTTCCTGCCGAGGAACTCATCTGGCAGGACCCGATCCCGGCGGTAAATCATCCGCTGATTGATGAGAAGGACATTGCCTCGCTCAAATCCAGAATCCTTGCCAGTGGACTCTCAATATCCCGGCTGGTAACAACCGCATGGGTATCAGCATCCACATTCCGTGGATCTGACAAACGTGGCGGTGCAAACGGTGCACGAATCCGTCTGAAACCACAGAAAGACTGGGAGGTTAACCAGCCAGAAGAACTTGCAAAGGTGCTCACGGTTCTTGAGGATATCAAGAGCGGGTTCGACAGTACTGCCCCGGGTGGAAAGAAGGTCTCTCTTGCAGACCTGATCGTTCTGGCCGGATGTGCAGCTGTAGAGCAGGCAGCAAAGAATGCGGGATACACTGTCACTGTGCCGTTCATCCCCGGGCGGATGGATGCCCTTCAGGAGCAGACCGACGAGGCCTCATTTTCCGTGCTCGAACCGATTGCAGACGGGTTCAGGAACTACGTGAAAGGACCCTGCTCAGTCGATGCAGAGGCGTTGCTTATAGACAGAGCACAACTGCTGACCCTTTCAGCACCAGAAATGGTGGTTCTTATCGGAGGTATGAGGGTATTGAACACGAATTTCAAGCAGACACCTTATGGTGTTCTTACAAAGAGGCCTGAAGTTCTGACACAAGATTACTTTGTAAACCTTCTTGACATGAGTACAGAATGGTATCCGATCTCTGATGCCAAAGATATATTTGAGGGCAAAGACCGGAAGACCGGGGAGGTCATGTGGACTGGCACACGTGTGGATCTCATCATTGGATCTAATGCCCAGCTCAGGGCTATCGCAGAGGCGTACGGAAGTTCTGATTCTGAAGAGAAGTTTGTTCAGGACTTTATTTCTGCCTGGAGTAAGGTCATGGACCTTGATCGCTTCGATCTTTCTGCAAACACATAA
- a CDS encoding MFS transporter — MGDHSEVQYDDKVIRKITLHILPFILILYIINYIDRVNLGFAALTMNQDLGITPVIFGLASGVFFIGYIICEYPSNRMMERVGAKIWIPRILISWGIVVVLLSLARSAYDVGALRLLLGAAEAGFYPGIVLYLSFWFPSRELGRSLSYLYAAQIVALIIGAPLSTLILDHVTWLGLASWRWVFILEGVPAIILGIIAYRYIINRPEDAPWLSTEEKTSLISTLRAERESKGVPARRTLSFFFGQIWFHRIWVAYFFEMCAGYAIIFWLPQIIRSFHFNSSNTETGLISSIPYVFALVGMFLWAKHSDRTGERKYHLYIPWICASIGLFVDAFVKDPISSLVFLTVAMTGLYAAIPVFWAIVTDRMKQIDASGGIALVNALATIGGFIGPSLMGFFVSSSGEIDAVPALFTFSGFLLLSVVLMAWEFHAMGDVHKPGSRIDSETIF; from the coding sequence ATGGGTGACCACAGTGAGGTACAGTATGATGATAAGGTTATCAGAAAGATTACTCTCCATATTCTTCCGTTTATTCTCATCCTCTACATTATCAACTACATCGATCGGGTAAACCTGGGATTTGCAGCCCTTACCATGAATCAGGATCTCGGGATCACTCCTGTGATCTTTGGCCTGGCATCAGGAGTATTTTTTATCGGGTATATCATCTGTGAATATCCCAGCAACAGGATGATGGAACGTGTCGGGGCGAAGATATGGATTCCGAGGATCCTGATATCCTGGGGGATCGTGGTTGTACTTCTTTCTCTTGCACGGAGTGCCTATGATGTTGGAGCGTTGAGACTTCTCCTAGGTGCTGCGGAAGCTGGTTTTTACCCCGGTATTGTGCTCTATCTCTCATTCTGGTTTCCTAGCCGGGAACTCGGGAGGTCTCTGAGTTATCTGTATGCTGCCCAGATCGTTGCTCTTATCATCGGAGCTCCTCTCTCCACACTCATCCTTGATCATGTCACCTGGCTTGGACTTGCCAGCTGGCGGTGGGTCTTTATTCTGGAAGGTGTTCCTGCAATTATCCTTGGAATTATTGCGTACCGGTACATCATCAACAGACCTGAAGATGCTCCCTGGCTTTCCACTGAAGAAAAGACCAGTCTGATCAGTACCCTTCGTGCCGAACGTGAATCCAAAGGAGTGCCAGCCCGAAGAACACTCTCATTCTTCTTCGGTCAGATCTGGTTTCATCGGATCTGGGTTGCATATTTTTTTGAGATGTGTGCCGGATACGCCATTATCTTCTGGCTTCCGCAGATCATCCGGTCATTTCACTTCAACTCGTCCAATACTGAAACGGGCTTGATCTCTTCCATTCCGTATGTCTTTGCTCTCGTTGGTATGTTTCTCTGGGCAAAACATTCTGATCGGACCGGGGAGAGAAAGTATCACCTCTATATTCCCTGGATCTGTGCATCAATCGGTCTATTCGTCGATGCTTTCGTTAAAGATCCGATATCATCCCTTGTATTTCTGACAGTGGCAATGACGGGGCTGTATGCAGCCATTCCGGTCTTCTGGGCGATTGTAACAGACCGGATGAAACAGATCGATGCATCAGGTGGTATTGCACTTGTGAATGCGTTAGCAACGATTGGAGGATTTATCGGGCCTTCTCTTATGGGTTTTTTTGTCTCTTCCAGCGGAGAAATTGATGCAGTTCCTGCACTTTTTACCTTCTCAGGGTTTTTACTCCTCTCAGTGGTTCTCATGGCATGGGAATTTCATGCAATGGGTGATGTACATAAACCCGGTTCCAGAATAGATTCTGAAACCATTTTTTGA